A window of the Juglans microcarpa x Juglans regia isolate MS1-56 chromosome 5D, Jm3101_v1.0, whole genome shotgun sequence genome harbors these coding sequences:
- the LOC121266208 gene encoding uncharacterized protein ycf23-like — protein MHSSVCMPISPSSHPLLKPNHNPFLGDCLSSRPCLRLRRRASVTTRALLSTAKEAVLRDFQERRALKIISGLQNFNRDNVALVVTAAEKGGATHVDIACDPELVKLAISLTSLPVCVSSVDPSAFPAAVEAGALMVEIGNYDSFYEMGVVFSPEKILNLTKETKSILPSVTLSVTVPHTLSLPDQVKLAEMLEQEGVDIIQTEGGKSSNPSKPGVLGLIEKATPTLAAAYSISRAVKIPVMCSSGLSSVTAPMAITAGAAGVGVGSAVNKLNDVVAMIAEVRSITNSLGASAGRHSTSEERALRQ, from the exons ATGCATTCCTCGGTCTGCATGCCCATTTCACCATCGTCCCACCCACTTTTGAAACCCAACCACAATCCTTTTCTGGGAGACTGTCTTTCTTCGAGACCATGTCTACGTCTGAGAAGAAGAGCCTCTGTAACTACCAGAGCACTTCTATCGACCGCCAAAGAAGCAGTCTTGAGGGATTTTCAAGAACGCAGAGCTCTCAAA ATTATCTCAGGATTGCAGAATTTCAATAGAGACAATGTGGCTTTGGTTGTGACAGCTGCGGAGAAG GGGGGAGCAACGCATGTGGATATAGCTTGTGACCCAGAATTAGTGAAGCTTGCCATCAGTTTAACTTCTCTTCCG GTTTGTGTTTCTTCTGTGGATCCATCAGCATTTCCAGCTGCCGTTGAAGCCGGGGCACTAATG GTTGAGATTGGGAACTATGATTCATTCTATGAGATGGGTGTGGTTTTCTCTCCAGAGAAG ATATTGAATCTAACAAAGGAGACCAAGAGTATTCTTCCATCTGTCACCTTATCAGTAACCGTGCCTCACACACTAAGCCTACCCGATCAG GTCAAGCTCGCGGAGATGCTGGAACAGGAAGGTGTTGACATCATTCAAACTGAAGGAGGGAAATCTTCTAATCCTTCGAAACCTGGTGTTCTCGGTTTGATTGAGAAG GCCACACCAACATTAGCAGCTGCATATTCAATTTCACGGGCTGTCAAGATTCCTGTCATGTGTTCATCTGGACTGAGTTCAGTTACAGCGCCAATGGCCATCACAGCCGGAGCTGCTGGTGTG GGTGTGGGTTCAGCAGTGAACAAGCTTAATGACGTGGTTGCAATGATTGCAGAGGTCAGAAGTATCACCAATTCATTAGGGGCATCAGCTGGTAGACACAGCACATCTGAAGAGAGAGCTTTAAGACAGTAA
- the LOC121265691 gene encoding cation/H(+) antiporter 15-like, with protein sequence MADLSLLFYVFLTGLEIEVSAFLRVGKKIMGIAVTGILIPMGIGIGLFFLLQKCAHNPATTEGCMFWAVALTITGFPVLTRILADLKLLHSDIGRIAMSVAMLNDMYAWVFIAVLVPVGVSLKTAPYSIIAIIFFTLICLYVVRPTIERIIHHHSSDKEHYNEYYPCFMLIGAIICGCITDAIGAHSIVGAFVFGLSIPKGDLVEELLDRLDCFVPGIMLPIFFASCGMRIDFTKIADSSSWFLVLLVICFACMAKILSSLIVCFFFDMRLRDGVALGLLMNTKGILSLVILNVGWDKKILNDQYYAVMVVAILVMTSAVTPIMSFVYRPISKGPNIYGLRTVQRSNPDTELRVLSCVHTTRNVSGMVSLLDVSHPTRLSPMTVFALHLVELTGRSSAMLIVHSTPRSTAHNPSRAQADSNLIINAFEAFENDNHLVTVQPLTAMSPYGTMHEDICSLAEDKRVALILLPFHKHLTVDGRMEDENADYRAINLNVLAHAPCSVGLFVDRGLAGAVRSGGPNDIVMCHFAMLFIGGPDDLEALAYACRMVGDPRISLTVVRFLPGKNVVKMESETNISEGEERQTTIDENYINEFRLKTVDKKSVMYIEKIVNNGEETVSAISAMDNSYDLYIVGKGTETMSPLTLGLSEWSENPELGAIGDVLVSSSFALNSSVLVVQKYGSGDHQNGGTLPSYGTSRGEHFSSIRQRVMGGLI encoded by the exons ATGGCAGACTTGAGCCTTCTTTTCTATGTATTCCTCACCGGTTTAGAAATCGAAGTTTCCGCGTTCTTGcgagtgggaaaaaaaataatgggtaTCGCTGTGACAGGAATTCTAATCCCAATGGGGATAGGAATAGGCCTGTTTTTTCTACTGCAAAAGTGCGCACACAATCCCGCAACAACCGAGGGTTGCATGTTCTGGGCAGTCGCACTCACCATCACTGGCTTCCCGGTGCTCACACGAATTCTGGCAGACCTCAAGCTCCTCCACTCAGATATAGGGAGAATCGCCATGTCTGTGGCAATGCTCAACGACATGTATGCTTGGGTTTTTATTGCAGTCTTGGTACCAGTAGGAGTCAGCCTCAAAACTGCTCCGTACTCGATAATTGCCATAATTTTCTTCACATTAATATGCTTGTACGTGGTCCGTCCTACCATTGAAAGGATAATTCACCACCACAGTTCAGACAAGGAACACTACAATGAGTACTATCCATGTTTTATGCTCATCGGGGCAATTATCTGCGGATGCATCACCGATGCAATTGGTGCACACTCTATTGTGGGAGCTTTTGTGTTTGGGCTTAGCATTCCAAAAGGCGATTTGGTGGAAGAGCTTTTAGATAGGCTAGATTGTTTTGTTCCGGGGATAATGTTGCCGATTTTCTTTGCGAGTTGTGGGATGAGAATTGATTTCACTAAGATTGCAGATAGCTCATCATGGTTCTTGGTGCTTCTTGTGATATGCTTCGCTTGCATGGCTAAGATTTTGAGCTCTCTGATTGTTTGCTTTTTCTTTGATATGCGACTTCGAGATGGTGTGGCTCTTGGATTACTTATGAATACCAAAGGCATATTGTCCCTCGTTATCCTTAATGTTGGGTGGGACAAAAAG ATTTTGAACGACCAGTACTACGCTGTGATGGTGGTTGCAATCCTAGTAATGACGAGTGCCGTGACGCCAATCATGTCTTTCGTCTATAGGCCCATATCAAAGGGTCCGAATATTTATGGGCTCAGAACTGTACAGAGATCAAATCCTGACACGGAACTCCGAGTCCTCTCTTGTGTCCATACAACGCGAAATGTATCGGGTATGGTCAGCCTCCTTGACGTCTCCCATCCCACCAGACTATCTCCTATGACCGTCTTCGCCCTTCACCTCGTTGAGCTCACAGGCCGCTCCTCCGCCATGCTTATTGTCCATTCTACACCCAGATCCACTGCCCATAACCCCAGCCGCGCCCAGGCCGACTCTAACCTCATCATCAATGCCTTTGAAGCGTTTGAGAATGACAACCACCTGGTCACCGTCCAACCGCTCACCGCCATGTCACCGTATGGTACAATGCACGAAGATATTTGTAGCTTGGCCGAGGATAAGCGGGTTGCGTTGATTCTCCTCCCGTTTCACAAGCACCTCACAGTTGATGGGCGAATGGAGGACGAGAATGCCGATTATAGAGCCATAAATCTTAACGTTTTGGCTCATGCACCGTGTTCCGTGGGACTCTTTGTCGATCGTGGATTAGCGGGAGCTGTGCGTTCCGGCGGGCCTAATGATATTGTTATGTGCCACTTTGCCATGCTCTTCATTGGTGGCCCTGACGACCTCGAGGCACTAGCTTATGCATGTAGAATGGTGGGGGACCCCCGAATAAGCCTGACAGTGGTGCGGTTCCTTCCAGGCAAGAACGTAGTGAAAATGGAGTCGGAAACAAATATCAGTGAAGGTGAGGAGAGACAAACAACGATTGACGAGAACTATATAAATGAGTTTAGGCTCAAGACGGTAGACAAGAAGTCAGTAATGTATATAGAAAAGATCGTGAACAATGGGGAGGAGACGGTGTCCGCCATAAGTGCAATGGATAATAGTtatgatttatatatagtggGAAAAGGGACAGAAACGATGTCACCGCTAACGTTGGGGCTATCAGAATGGAGCGAGAATCCGGAGCTAGGGGCAATTGGGGATGTATTAGTGTCGTCGAGCTTTGCCTTAAATTCCTCTGTTCTAGTGGTGCAGAAGTATGGTTCTGGGGATCATCAAAA